In one window of Ovis aries strain OAR_USU_Benz2616 breed Rambouillet chromosome 3, ARS-UI_Ramb_v3.0, whole genome shotgun sequence DNA:
- the LOC114113945 gene encoding LOW QUALITY PROTEIN: ATP synthase F(0) complex subunit C1, mitochondrial-like (The sequence of the model RefSeq protein was modified relative to this genomic sequence to represent the inferred CDS: substituted 2 bases at 2 genomic stop codons) translates to MWTTGVLLILPTLLCSCTRGLIRPMSASFLRRPTSPSEQPSYSSVSLQVAXXKFQTSVVSWHIDAAAKCAGTGAATVGMSGPGAGIGTVFGSVILGYSRNPSLKPQLFSSATLGFVLSEAMGLFCLMVTLLILFTM, encoded by the coding sequence ATGTGGACCACCGGAGTACTGCTCATTCTTCCCACTCTGCTGTGCTCTTGTACCAGGGGTCTGATCAGGCCTATGTCTGCCTCCTTCCTGAGGAGGCCAACGAGCCCATCTGAACAGCCTTCCTACAGCAGTGTCTCACTCCAGGTGGCCTGATAGAAATTCCAGACCAGTGTCGTCTCCTGGCACATTGATGCAGCGGCCAAGTGTGCTGGCACTGGGGCTGCCACAGTTGGTATGAGTGGTCCAGGGGCCGGCATTGGAACAGTGTTTGGCAGCGTGATCCTTGGCTATTCAAGGAACCCATCTCTGAAGCCGCAGCTCTTCTCCAGCGCCACTCTGGGCTTTGTCCTGTCTGAGGCTATGGGGCTTTTCTGTTTGATGGTCACCCTCCTCATCCTCTTCACCATGTGA